Part of the Gammaproteobacteria bacterium genome is shown below.
TCGCCCCATAGGCGCCGCTGATGGCGATGAGCCGCTGACCGTCTAAACAATAACGGGCATTGGCGTCGCCGCTCACCCCGTCTTGGGCGATCGTGGTGGGACAGCGATGGATGGCCGAGAGCCCGTTCAATAACCAGCCCATCCCGGCGATGCTGTTGCCGAGGTGGCTGTTGTAACCCAGGCTGAGTTTTGGTTCGACACCCGCCGTACCCGGAGGAACCACGATGGGCACGCTATACGTGGCGGCGCCCGCTTCGTCTACCTTGAATACCCCCGCCGTCGTCCCCACCGGCGCTGTGGCCGACCAGGCTACTGAAGAACACAGCAACAAAACCAGCCCAATAAAAAATCCGGGCCGGGCGCCATAACGAGCAGCCATGGGATCCCCCAATTTAGATTTAGTGGTTGACTAAATTACAGAGGGGGGGGGGGGCAGTTTGTCAAGAGGTTTTTATGAATTTTTTATGACTCGGTGCTCTCTTCCACAAGAATGTGGGTAGACAGGTTGCTGCTTCTCCCTTGTGCTTCTCCCTTGTGCAGTTGACAATAGATGAAAATTGGGCTACATTGTGGCTCATTTTAAGAGGTTTGAGATATGGCTGCTAATACTGTTGTCCGTGCGCGCATAGACGAGCACATCAAAGAAGAGGCTTCCGTTGTTCTGGCGGCGATGGGGCTGACTGTTTCCGATGCTTTTCGCATCATGCTGACCCGCGTGGCGCGCGAAAAGGCGCTTCCTTTCGAGCCGCTGATCCCCAACGATGTGACCATTCAAGCGATAAAGGACGCGCGCCGTGGTGTCAAGATGAAATCGTTTAAGAGCGTGGACGATCTGATGGCAGACCTGAATGCGGACGATTGACCGGACAAATCAGTTCAAGCGGGACTACAAACGTGAATTGAAAGGCCAGCATCGCGCGACGCTTGAGGGTGATCTCGTCAAGGTTTTGAAAGTGCCGGGGAGTGATGTACCACTGGCCGAGAGGTACCGCGACCACGCATTAACCGGCGAATGGAAAGATTCCCGCGATTGCCACATCAAACCCGACCTCGTGCTGATTTATCAGAAGCCCAATGACAAGGTTTTGCAGTTGGTGCGTCTTGGCTCGCATAGCGAACTTGGATTGTAGCGGGAGCGAACGGCCAAAAATGCTGGCGCACTTGTGAAGGCGGGGTCACAGACGGGCATCGCCAGACTGCGAGGCGCCCGTTATTCAACATCCTATTAACGACCCATCATAAAGCCCTATAATTACGGCCATGCCTTTAGCCCCCCCCGAGTCCCATGCCTATACCCGCCGTCTTCACCCGGATGGCCAGGACTCGCTGGCCAAGATCGCCCGACTGATCGCCCCTCATGCCGTCGTACTGGATTTGGGCGCCGGCCCGGGCGCCCTCGGCCAATACCTTTCCACCGCTAAACAATGCACCATGGACGGAGTGGAGTACGACCCCGCGCAGGCTCAAACAGCGGCCCCCTTTTACCGAAACCTACAGGTGGCCGATCTTGAGCAGGCGGACCTTACCAAGATTTTTGCGGGGCAGCAGTACGACTATATCGTCTGCGCCGACGTGCTGGAACACCTGCGCAATCCCGGCCATGTCGTGGATCAATTACCGGATCTGCTCAAGCCCGATGGCCGCATCCTGCTCTCCATTCCCAATGTTGCCCACGCGGGCTTGATCGCGGACCTTCTGGCGGGAGAATTTCGTTATGGCCCTGAAGGTCTGCTGGATGAGACCCATGTGCGCTTTTTCACGCGCAAATCCCTCCTGGAATTTCTTCGGCAACACCGTCTGCGCGCATTAAGCCTGGATACGGTAAATATAGACATCCGCGCCTCCGAGTTTCGCGCTCGCCACATAGACGCCCTGCCCCCCAAACTGTACCGGTACCTGCGCGCACAACCCGATGCGCTGACGTACCAGTTCATCGTTGAGGCGGCGCCTGCCGATTGGATTGCTCAGCTACCCGATCTACCCGCTACGATAACCCCTCAGCCGGAATTGCACTTCGCCTGCCAGCTCTACTGGAACACACGGGATAACGATTACCGCGAAGAAAATAGCCTTACGTCACTCGCGCAGATTGGAAACGATCGGCAACTGATCGAGCTTGCACTTCCCTCTTTGAATGAAGAACTCACCGGACTGCGGTTCGACCCTGCCGACCGCCCCGGTTTTCTGCATATCCATAGCCTGTCGCTGGTCGGCCAAAACGGGGAGATTGTATGGGCTTGGGACGGAGAGAGGGCGACTCTTGAACAGAGCCGTCACCGGCAAATGGCGTTTGCGGACAGTTGGGCGAAGCGATTTGGTGTAACTGCTCTCCTCACAGGCGAAGACCCCAGCATCGAGCTACCGGTTTCCCCCGGGCAACTTTCCAAGCTCCGGGAAGGCGGCTCGCTCAGAGTAGAGATCTCATGGCCTATGTCGTCCGATTACATGGCCCTTGCGCAGCGCATCCTGAATCCTGATGCCCAGTTGCAGCGTATGACAGCCATGCGGGCAGAACTGAATATCTTCAAAGAAGAAAAGGCCGAGCTGGAGAACATAATAAATCAGCTCAGATCTGCGCAAGAAAATCTTGAACAAGAGCGTAACTCGCTTAATGCCCAACTCAACACGCTGGCCACACAGTATCACGCACTTGAGGCCCAACATGAACAACTGACCGGCGAGCATGCCAGACAGCGCAGCGAGATCGAGCAGATCCGTCAGGCGCTTAGCGAAATTCACGCCTCAAGGATCTGGCGTTACAGCCGCCCCTATGTGCGACTCATGACCTCACTCAAAGCATCTCTGCGACGTTTCGCCCCTACCGTAGCACCAATGCCTGGCGCCACGCCTACATCCAATATCCGTAGCAGTTCACCCGCCCAACCGCGCAGCGAGGCCGTGGACATCATCATCCCCGTCTTTCGTGGGCTGGAAGAAACCAAACGGTGTATTGACAGTGTGCTTTCCTCCGCCACCACCACCTCCCATGAAATCATCGTCATCAATGATGCGAGCCCTGAGCCTGATCTGGTAAACCATCTTAAAGAACTTGCAACGGCAGGCACCATCACGCTGTTGCACAATGAACAAAATCTTGGCTTTGTGGGGACTGTCAACCGCGGCATGCTGCTCAATCCCGAGCGCGATGGTGTCCTGCTCAATAGCGACACCGAGGTCGCCAACGACTGGCTGGACCGGCTGCGCCGCTGCGCCTACAGTGAGGGGAATATCGCCACCGTGACCCCCTTCTCCAACAATGCCACCCTCTGCAGCTATCCCAAAATTTGTGAAGATAATGCGTTACCGGCCAGCTATGATGTGAAACAGCTCGATACATTATTCAGTAAGATCAACCGAGGCAAGAGTCTGGACATCCCCACGGCGGTCGGCTTTTG
Proteins encoded:
- a CDS encoding type II toxin-antitoxin system RelB/DinJ family antitoxin, whose amino-acid sequence is MAANTVVRARIDEHIKEEASVVLAAMGLTVSDAFRIMLTRVAREKALPFEPLIPNDVTIQAIKDARRGVKMKSFKSVDDLMADLNADD
- a CDS encoding type II toxin-antitoxin system YafQ family toxin, translated to MRTIDRTNQFKRDYKRELKGQHRATLEGDLVKVLKVPGSDVPLAERYRDHALTGEWKDSRDCHIKPDLVLIYQKPNDKVLQLVRLGSHSELGL
- a CDS encoding methyltransferase domain-containing protein, which codes for MPLAPPESHAYTRRLHPDGQDSLAKIARLIAPHAVVLDLGAGPGALGQYLSTAKQCTMDGVEYDPAQAQTAAPFYRNLQVADLEQADLTKIFAGQQYDYIVCADVLEHLRNPGHVVDQLPDLLKPDGRILLSIPNVAHAGLIADLLAGEFRYGPEGLLDETHVRFFTRKSLLEFLRQHRLRALSLDTVNIDIRASEFRARHIDALPPKLYRYLRAQPDALTYQFIVEAAPADWIAQLPDLPATITPQPELHFACQLYWNTRDNDYREENSLTSLAQIGNDRQLIELALPSLNEELTGLRFDPADRPGFLHIHSLSLVGQNGEIVWAWDGERATLEQSRHRQMAFADSWAKRFGVTALLTGEDPSIELPVSPGQLSKLREGGSLRVEISWPMSSDYMALAQRILNPDAQLQRMTAMRAELNIFKEEKAELENIINQLRSAQENLEQERNSLNAQLNTLATQYHALEAQHEQLTGEHARQRSEIEQIRQALSEIHASRIWRYSRPYVRLMTSLKASLRRFAPTVAPMPGATPTSNIRSSSPAQPRSEAVDIIIPVFRGLEETKRCIDSVLSSATTTSHEIIVINDASPEPDLVNHLKELATAGTITLLHNEQNLGFVGTVNRGMLLNPERDGVLLNSDTEVANDWLDRLRRCAYSEGNIATVTPFSNNATLCSYPKICEDNALPASYDVKQLDTLFSKINRGKSLDIPTAVGFCMYIRRDSLDDVGLFDAKHFGKGYGEENDFSLRAANKGWRNVLCADTFVYHAGGVSFTDSGNPRKTQAMDVMRRLHPHYEMQVHAHIQQDPARPLRLAVDMVRLRQDPTPLLLFITHDRAGGTEKHIQELVRLLAGSARVLLLRPCADGQTELSCLSGNEDFHLFFDIEQDYPELLNVLRALQIRRIHFHHTLAIHPRLFELPNDLGVAYDFTAHDYYSACPQVSMSNLRNSYCGEPDEDGCNRCLKFAPAPGNVGIHTWRGRHAELLEHAERVFTPSLDVARRLSRYFPSARFVLSPHPEDDSDNYPVPAPPPLASAEALRIVVLGALSPLKGPDILESCALDAKRRGLPLEFHLIGYAYRSLVTAPRSNLTVTGPYTHEELPNLLARANPHLAWFPAQVPETYSYTLSECLRAGLPAVCPNLGAFSERLAGRAWSWIRPWDWSAEKWNEFFITARTEHFLTGAVPKALAGEPVTADFSYQSDYLVASSSPIPDTETREHPETDISLQKFAYPKSHHTPSHASAAKGKLLQLIIVLRSAPLLRSVAKRIPVPWQTRVKTWLLGH